The following are from one region of the Georgenia sp. M64 genome:
- a CDS encoding amino acid ABC transporter substrate-binding protein, which produces MSTRKLTAITAATAGALLLASCGGDTGGGTDDATGGAEGGDDPIVIGISLPLTGDFAEPGKGVQRGYETWAKVINDGGGLLGRQVELKILDDASDAARVVADYESLIAQDEVDLVMGPFSTRLVVPASRVADEYGMLFVEPAAAAAEVFENGFENIFYAAPAIAPDHYNYLLDHIEAMPEDERPQTAAVAAMDDPFAQGTAYGLRDGLAELGVEIVVDEVYPPNATDMSAVAAQIADADPDIVVGGTQYQDAVNMILALQQLDYQPRMAAFSTAPTNPEFVEAIGGAVDGILSPTGYTVEATYPSNEEFVAANEELHGAEPGEDEANAYTAGQVVAAAVEAVGCAEQGDCQQQLIDWLHENEVDTVVGTLGWDEAGRPNGAHLIQQYVDGEIAIVLPEDVAEAELIYPKPEW; this is translated from the coding sequence ATGTCGACAAGGAAGTTGACCGCCATCACCGCCGCGACCGCCGGCGCCCTGCTGCTCGCCTCGTGCGGCGGGGACACCGGCGGCGGGACCGATGACGCCACCGGCGGCGCCGAGGGTGGGGACGACCCCATCGTCATCGGCATCTCGCTGCCGCTGACCGGTGACTTCGCCGAGCCGGGCAAGGGCGTCCAGCGCGGGTACGAGACCTGGGCCAAGGTCATCAACGACGGCGGCGGGCTGCTCGGCCGCCAGGTCGAGCTGAAGATCCTCGACGACGCCTCCGACGCCGCGCGTGTCGTGGCCGACTACGAGTCGCTCATCGCCCAGGACGAGGTCGACCTGGTCATGGGCCCGTTCTCCACCCGGCTCGTGGTGCCCGCGTCCCGCGTCGCCGACGAGTACGGGATGCTCTTCGTCGAGCCCGCGGCGGCCGCCGCCGAGGTCTTCGAGAACGGCTTCGAGAACATCTTCTACGCGGCCCCGGCCATCGCCCCGGACCACTACAACTACCTCCTCGACCACATCGAGGCCATGCCCGAGGACGAGCGCCCGCAGACCGCGGCCGTCGCGGCCATGGACGACCCGTTCGCGCAGGGCACCGCCTACGGCCTGCGTGACGGGCTCGCCGAGCTCGGCGTCGAGATCGTCGTCGACGAGGTCTACCCGCCGAACGCGACCGACATGAGCGCGGTCGCCGCGCAGATCGCGGACGCGGACCCCGACATCGTCGTCGGCGGGACCCAGTACCAGGACGCGGTCAACATGATCCTGGCGCTGCAGCAGCTCGACTACCAGCCGCGCATGGCGGCCTTCTCCACCGCGCCGACCAACCCCGAGTTCGTCGAGGCGATCGGTGGTGCGGTGGACGGCATCCTCTCGCCCACCGGCTACACCGTCGAGGCCACCTACCCCTCCAACGAGGAGTTCGTCGCGGCGAACGAGGAGCTCCACGGCGCCGAGCCCGGCGAGGACGAGGCGAACGCCTACACCGCCGGCCAGGTCGTCGCCGCCGCCGTCGAGGCCGTCGGGTGCGCCGAGCAGGGCGACTGCCAGCAGCAGCTCATCGACTGGCTCCACGAGAACGAGGTGGACACCGTCGTCGGCACGCTCGGCTGGGACGAGGCCGGCCGCCCCAACGGCGCGCACCTCATCCAGCAGTACGTCGACGGCGAGATCGCCATCGTCCTGCCCGAGGACGTCGCCGAGGCCGAGCTGATCTACCCGAAGCCGGAGTGGTGA
- a CDS encoding DUF6297 family protein: protein MRDGSEALGVRPAPPTGRAVRRWSRRRSLERAESGLGDLLYDVYLGGFIVVLYTAMAFALAARLGRDLGGSLLDDASVAAARWLAVLVLAAGAAALVGLAARLGPISLPGHEATWWLPLPVDRRGLLRPAALRWPVVAALPGAVVAALGALVLVPSPGVATLAGAAVTGGAGAAALVLAVGLTQVSAGVHGRTRRAADTALAAVPLAGLAGLWWGWPAGVTHPPAAVVLGAAAAATVVLATTLAVALDLRLGRVSGSVVRERGASSAEALGSVLSLDTRGLGRALAAATEPAARRSARLRPVARVPRRWAPHAALVTSDAMLLLRRPRRLVQLVVAGSLPALALGPDVPVLTLALLVVGGYAAGLAVTDGAREASAAPALDTLLPLGQRTVRRLRLVVPTVVLVVWSAVVHALLAAAHADAGWLVVLAAPVWSAAAVRAAYRPLPDFSGPLVHTPFGVVPPGLGAAFLVGPDVVALGTLPLLVAVVGGSVTPGLFVAQGVLAVVAQVLAARSRPVPRSRPA from the coding sequence GTGAGAGACGGCAGCGAGGCGCTCGGCGTACGACCGGCGCCCCCGACAGGCCGGGCGGTGCGCCGGTGGTCCCGCCGCCGCAGCCTCGAGCGCGCCGAGAGCGGGCTCGGCGACCTCCTCTACGACGTCTACCTCGGCGGCTTCATCGTCGTCCTGTACACCGCCATGGCGTTCGCGCTCGCGGCCCGGCTGGGCCGCGACCTGGGCGGAAGCCTCCTCGACGACGCCTCGGTGGCCGCCGCGCGGTGGCTGGCCGTGCTCGTCCTCGCCGCAGGGGCGGCCGCGCTCGTCGGTCTCGCGGCACGGCTCGGACCGATCTCGCTGCCGGGCCACGAGGCGACGTGGTGGCTGCCGTTGCCGGTGGACCGGCGCGGCCTGCTGCGTCCCGCCGCTCTGCGGTGGCCCGTCGTCGCGGCCCTGCCCGGGGCGGTGGTCGCCGCCCTCGGGGCGCTCGTGCTGGTGCCGTCACCCGGCGTAGCCACACTCGCCGGGGCCGCCGTCACCGGGGGAGCGGGCGCCGCGGCGCTGGTCCTCGCGGTGGGACTGACGCAGGTCTCGGCCGGCGTGCACGGCCGGACCCGGCGCGCGGCGGACACGGCACTGGCGGCCGTACCCCTCGCCGGTCTCGCCGGGCTGTGGTGGGGCTGGCCGGCCGGCGTCACGCACCCGCCCGCCGCCGTCGTCCTGGGCGCCGCCGCGGCAGCCACCGTGGTCCTCGCCACGACGCTCGCCGTCGCGCTCGACCTGCGGCTGGGACGGGTGAGCGGGTCCGTCGTGCGAGAGCGTGGCGCGAGCTCGGCGGAGGCCCTGGGCTCGGTGCTGTCACTCGACACCCGCGGGCTGGGACGGGCGCTCGCCGCGGCGACCGAGCCGGCGGCCCGCCGCTCGGCCCGGCTGCGACCCGTGGCGCGGGTCCCGCGGCGGTGGGCCCCGCACGCAGCCCTCGTGACCTCCGACGCGATGCTCCTCCTGCGCCGGCCCCGGCGCCTGGTCCAGCTCGTCGTCGCCGGGAGCCTGCCCGCCCTGGCCCTCGGTCCGGACGTGCCCGTCCTCACCCTCGCCCTGCTCGTCGTCGGCGGGTACGCCGCGGGCCTCGCGGTCACGGACGGCGCTCGCGAGGCGAGCGCGGCTCCTGCCCTGGACACGCTCCTGCCGCTGGGCCAGCGAACGGTCCGCCGCCTGCGCCTCGTGGTGCCCACGGTCGTCCTCGTCGTGTGGTCCGCGGTCGTGCACGCGCTGCTCGCGGCGGCTCACGCCGACGCGGGCTGGCTCGTGGTGCTGGCGGCGCCGGTGTGGTCAGCGGCGGCGGTGCGGGCGGCGTACCGGCCGCTGCCGGACTTCTCCGGCCCGCTCGTGCACACCCCGTTCGGCGTGGTCCCACCGGGGCTCGGCGCAGCCTTCCTCGTGGGGCCCGACGTCGTCGCCCTGGGGACGTTGCCGCTGCTCGTGGCCGTGGTCGGTGGGAGCGTCACGCCCGGTCTCTTCGTGGCCCAGGGCGTCCTGGCCGTGGTGGCGCAGGTCCTCGCGGCGCGGTCGCGGCCGGTGCCGAGGAGCCGGCCGGCCTGA
- a CDS encoding ATP-binding cassette domain-containing protein: protein MSDSPVVEASRLVVGFTMPVCPPVDLRVGAGEVLAVVGANGTGKSTLLRTVVGSLEPIRGGVRILGAPVDERSGAQRAAVAQCLGDEVFFPALTAREHLLLTCLGHGVPDAADVVEGLVEELGLTARADALPAALSSGQRRRLLLAAALARPRSLLVLDEPEQRLDAGMRDRLVERLVEEREAGGAVLLATHDPAVVVGAATAVLVLGEERARLLTAAEGAAAIAAL, encoded by the coding sequence GTGTCCGATTCTCCCGTCGTCGAGGCGTCGCGGCTGGTGGTCGGGTTCACCATGCCGGTCTGCCCGCCGGTGGACCTTCGCGTCGGTGCCGGCGAGGTTCTCGCCGTCGTCGGCGCGAACGGGACCGGCAAGTCGACCCTGCTGCGGACGGTCGTCGGGTCGCTCGAGCCGATCCGCGGCGGAGTGCGCATCCTGGGGGCACCGGTGGACGAGCGGTCCGGCGCCCAGCGGGCCGCGGTCGCGCAGTGCCTCGGTGACGAGGTCTTCTTCCCTGCGCTGACGGCGCGCGAGCATCTCCTCCTGACCTGCCTCGGACACGGCGTGCCCGACGCCGCCGACGTCGTCGAGGGCCTGGTGGAAGAGCTCGGCCTCACCGCACGGGCCGACGCCCTGCCCGCGGCGCTGTCCTCCGGGCAGCGCCGCCGCCTCCTCCTGGCCGCGGCGCTCGCACGGCCCCGCTCGCTTCTCGTGCTCGACGAGCCCGAGCAGCGCCTCGACGCCGGGATGCGGGACCGGTTGGTCGAGCGGCTCGTCGAGGAGCGCGAGGCCGGGGGAGCGGTCCTTCTCGCCACCCACGACCCCGCCGTCGTCGTCGGCGCAGCGACCGCCGTCCTCGTCCTGGGGGAGGAGCGTGCGCGGCTGCTCACGGCCGCCGAGGGCGCGGCCGCCATCGCCGCGCTGTGA
- a CDS encoding HAMP domain-containing sensor histidine kinase, with the protein MGGQLSAAGLAALVAAAVGAAGAAVVLGVARRSVVGAAVAAPLVVVLSLAAGVYASARAMLLGPEDSRTILLVISAALPVAVLTGLVLARRLHLLTRANADAEAARERDRRLEEGRRDLVARMSHDLRTPLAGMRAMTEALQDGVAEDPAAYLVRLRAEVLRVSDMVDDLLTLSRLQSGRVLRTEWVPLADVVSDAVAQAVPVVERAGVRVVGRARSSAAVPMDAREVSRAVANLLANAVRHTPAGGTVTVDVLVDGDDDGRADRDGRGWAGAGDDGAPDDDGAPGDDGAPGVDGTATVRVADECGGIPADQLPHLFEAGWRATGSRGPAEGGGAGLGLAIVRGVAEAHGGSAAIRNDGPGCVAELRLPLHRVAAPDRRDRPARRQR; encoded by the coding sequence ATGGGCGGCCAGCTCTCGGCCGCGGGCCTGGCCGCGCTCGTCGCCGCGGCGGTCGGGGCCGCCGGCGCGGCCGTCGTCCTGGGCGTGGCCCGGCGATCCGTCGTCGGTGCGGCGGTGGCAGCCCCGCTCGTCGTCGTGCTGTCGCTGGCCGCGGGCGTGTACGCCAGCGCTCGCGCCATGCTCCTCGGTCCCGAGGACTCCCGGACGATCCTCCTGGTGATCTCCGCGGCGCTGCCCGTCGCCGTGCTCACCGGTCTCGTCCTCGCCCGCCGGCTGCACCTCCTCACCCGGGCGAACGCCGACGCCGAGGCGGCACGTGAGCGCGACCGCCGGCTCGAGGAGGGGCGGCGCGACCTCGTCGCCCGGATGTCGCACGACCTGCGTACCCCGCTCGCCGGCATGCGCGCGATGACCGAGGCGCTGCAGGACGGCGTGGCCGAGGACCCGGCCGCGTACCTCGTGCGGCTGCGTGCCGAGGTGCTGCGGGTCAGCGACATGGTGGACGACCTGCTCACCCTCTCGCGGCTGCAGTCCGGGCGCGTGCTGCGCACCGAGTGGGTGCCGCTGGCCGACGTCGTCTCCGACGCCGTCGCCCAGGCCGTCCCCGTGGTCGAGCGCGCCGGCGTGCGGGTCGTCGGACGGGCGCGGTCGTCCGCCGCCGTGCCCATGGACGCCCGCGAGGTGAGCCGGGCGGTGGCCAACCTCCTGGCGAACGCCGTCCGCCACACCCCCGCGGGCGGCACGGTCACGGTGGACGTCCTCGTCGACGGAGACGACGACGGCCGGGCAGACCGCGACGGCAGGGGATGGGCAGGTGCTGGCGACGACGGTGCGCCCGACGACGACGGTGCGCCCGGCGACGACGGTGCGCCCGGCGTCGACGGCACGGCGACCGTGCGCGTGGCGGACGAGTGCGGCGGCATCCCCGCCGACCAGCTCCCGCACCTGTTCGAGGCCGGCTGGCGCGCCACGGGCTCGCGCGGTCCGGCAGAGGGCGGTGGAGCAGGCCTGGGCCTGGCGATCGTCCGTGGGGTCGCCGAGGCACACGGTGGCTCGGCCGCCATCCGCAACGACGGGCCGGGCTGCGTCGCCGAGCTCCGCCTGCCGCTGCACCGCGTCGCGGCGCCGGATCGCCGCGACCGACCGGCGCGTCGGCAGCGGTGA
- a CDS encoding response regulator transcription factor: MPLILVVDDDATVAEVVGAYLVRAGLEVERAADGLTAVEIATVRPPDVAILDLMLPGIDGLEVCRRLRRVRADLPVVMLTAREEEEDRILGLEVGADDYVTKPFSPRELVLRVQSLLRRATAPAAAERPGPALGAGGRFDAAGRLVDGDLVLDRAAHRAELAGRELVLTAREFDLLEWFLRHPGRAVGRDELMAEVWRWEYGDRSTVTVHVRRLREKVEDDPARPGRLVTVFGVGYRWDPEPAPADASA; the protein is encoded by the coding sequence GTGCCACTGATACTCGTGGTCGACGACGACGCCACCGTCGCCGAGGTCGTCGGGGCGTACCTCGTCCGCGCCGGTCTCGAGGTCGAGCGGGCGGCGGACGGCCTGACCGCGGTGGAGATCGCCACGGTTCGACCGCCCGACGTGGCGATTCTCGACCTCATGCTCCCCGGCATCGACGGTCTCGAGGTGTGCCGGCGTCTGCGCCGGGTGCGCGCCGACCTGCCCGTGGTCATGCTCACCGCCCGCGAGGAGGAGGAGGACCGGATCCTCGGCCTCGAGGTCGGCGCGGACGACTACGTCACCAAGCCGTTCAGCCCCCGCGAGCTGGTGCTCCGGGTGCAGTCGCTCCTCCGGCGCGCCACCGCGCCCGCCGCCGCCGAGAGGCCGGGCCCGGCTCTCGGGGCCGGCGGGCGGTTCGACGCAGCCGGACGTCTCGTCGACGGCGACCTCGTGCTCGACCGGGCGGCCCACCGGGCCGAGCTGGCCGGGCGCGAGCTCGTCCTCACCGCGCGAGAGTTCGACCTCCTCGAGTGGTTCCTGCGCCACCCCGGCCGGGCGGTCGGAAGGGACGAGCTCATGGCCGAGGTCTGGCGCTGGGAGTACGGCGACCGCTCGACGGTGACCGTCCACGTGCGCCGGCTGCGGGAGAAGGTGGAGGACGACCCCGCGCGGCCGGGCCGGCTGGTGACCGTCTTCGGGGTCGGGTACCGCTGGGACCCCGAACCGGCTCCCGCGGACGCGAGCGCGTGA
- a CDS encoding type 1 glutamine amidotransferase domain-containing protein, producing the protein MAELSGKRVAFLLTNGFEDSELTSPWEAVTSAGAEAVLVSPESGTITGKTGHEASVDLAVGSARADDFDGLVLPGGVANGDKLRMDTDAVALVRAFFEQHKPVGVICHGGWIMADADVLNGRTVTSYPSLRTDLRNAGATWVDEEVVVDAGLVSSRTPKDLPAFNDKLVEELAEGEHEGQTA; encoded by the coding sequence ATGGCTGAGCTGTCCGGCAAGCGCGTCGCGTTCCTGCTGACCAACGGCTTCGAGGACTCGGAGCTGACCTCGCCCTGGGAGGCCGTGACCTCCGCCGGCGCCGAGGCGGTGCTCGTCTCGCCGGAGTCCGGCACGATCACCGGCAAGACGGGCCACGAGGCGAGCGTCGACCTCGCCGTCGGCAGCGCGAGAGCCGACGACTTCGACGGTCTCGTTCTGCCCGGTGGCGTCGCCAACGGCGACAAGCTCCGCATGGACACCGACGCCGTAGCCCTGGTCCGGGCGTTCTTCGAGCAGCACAAGCCGGTGGGCGTCATCTGCCACGGCGGCTGGATCATGGCCGACGCGGACGTCCTCAACGGCCGTACGGTCACCTCCTACCCGAGCCTCAGGACGGACCTGCGCAACGCGGGCGCGACCTGGGTGGACGAGGAGGTCGTCGTCGACGCCGGTCTGGTGAGCAGCCGGACGCCGAAGGACCTGCCCGCGTTCAACGACAAGCTGGTCGAGGAGCTCGCCGAGGGCGAGCACGAGGGCCAGACCGCCTGA
- a CDS encoding YchJ family metal-binding protein, whose amino-acid sequence MPKPADDARCPCLSGLVYADCCGPLHAGIASGGPYAPTAEALMRSRYSAFAVGDASYLLATWHRSTRPGHLELDDDVEWRRLDVVLTSAGGPFDDGGVVEFVAHHRGADGRGRLHEVSRFVREGGRWFYVDGARR is encoded by the coding sequence ATGCCGAAGCCTGCCGACGACGCCCGCTGTCCGTGCCTGTCCGGCCTGGTCTACGCGGACTGCTGCGGGCCGCTCCACGCCGGGATCGCTTCCGGCGGTCCGTACGCGCCGACCGCGGAGGCGCTCATGCGCTCGCGGTACAGCGCGTTCGCCGTCGGCGACGCCTCCTACCTGCTCGCGACGTGGCACCGCTCGACCCGTCCGGGCCACCTCGAGCTGGACGACGACGTGGAGTGGCGCCGCCTCGACGTCGTGCTGACGTCGGCGGGCGGCCCGTTCGACGACGGAGGCGTCGTGGAGTTCGTCGCTCACCACCGCGGCGCGGACGGGCGCGGCCGGCTGCACGAGGTGAGCCGGTTCGTCCGCGAGGGCGGACGCTGGTTCTACGTCGACGGCGCGCGCCGCTGA
- a CDS encoding CueP family metal-binding protein, translated as MGRRLVAATAGVLVLLAGCAGAAEEPGPAATGAAPTTAGATESDVEALLTEHGLADLDTAAIVDELDRVALTERSTDLMASVRVDQLVLSDADQEVAVDLPDDRFYLSVAPYVDQTHECFYHSLTTCKGELGGKEVQVSIVDDATGDVLVDETVTTFDNGFTGFWLPRDIEATLTVSYDGKTAETAIGTGEEDPTCLTTVQLA; from the coding sequence ATGGGACGACGACTCGTTGCCGCCACCGCGGGTGTGCTCGTGCTGCTCGCCGGCTGCGCCGGCGCCGCCGAGGAGCCCGGCCCTGCCGCGACCGGCGCTGCACCCACCACCGCCGGGGCGACGGAGTCCGACGTCGAGGCACTGCTGACCGAGCACGGCCTGGCGGACCTCGACACGGCGGCGATCGTCGACGAGCTCGACCGGGTGGCGCTGACCGAGCGCTCGACCGACCTCATGGCGTCGGTGCGCGTGGACCAGCTGGTGCTGTCCGACGCCGACCAGGAGGTCGCCGTCGACCTTCCCGACGACCGGTTCTACCTCTCCGTCGCCCCGTACGTGGACCAGACGCACGAGTGCTTCTACCACTCGCTCACCACCTGCAAGGGCGAGCTCGGCGGCAAGGAGGTGCAGGTGAGCATCGTGGACGACGCCACCGGCGACGTCCTCGTGGACGAGACGGTGACCACCTTCGACAACGGGTTCACCGGCTTCTGGCTGCCGCGGGACATCGAGGCGACCCTCACCGTCTCCTACGACGGAAAGACCGCCGAGACCGCCATCGGCACCGGCGAGGAGGACCCGACCTGCCTGACCACGGTGCAGCTCGCCTGA
- a CDS encoding DUF2461 domain-containing protein: MSEFAGFTPWGPEFYAELELHNSREFWAEHKARWEREVRDPMRALMAALEPEFGPAVVFRPHRDVRFSADKSPYKTHQGAIAGPARGLGYYVQLDADGLSVGGGFRSHSATQTDRYRRAVDADDGGELPAIVATLEGQGYEVIGATLKTRPRGYPADHPRLELLRRKELMAIRNVGVPTWLATTEALDRVRAMWTEVRPLARWATEHVGPAEDVTARP, encoded by the coding sequence ATGAGCGAATTCGCCGGGTTCACCCCGTGGGGGCCGGAGTTCTACGCCGAGCTCGAGCTGCACAACTCGCGCGAGTTCTGGGCCGAGCACAAGGCGCGCTGGGAGCGGGAGGTCCGCGATCCCATGCGGGCACTGATGGCCGCGCTGGAGCCGGAGTTCGGCCCCGCTGTGGTGTTTCGCCCGCACCGGGACGTGCGGTTCAGCGCCGACAAGTCGCCGTACAAGACCCACCAGGGCGCGATCGCCGGGCCTGCCCGCGGGCTGGGGTACTACGTCCAGCTCGATGCCGACGGTCTCAGCGTCGGCGGCGGGTTCCGCTCCCACTCCGCCACCCAGACGGACCGGTACCGTCGCGCGGTCGATGCCGACGACGGCGGCGAGCTGCCGGCGATCGTCGCCACCCTCGAGGGCCAGGGGTACGAGGTGATCGGCGCGACCCTCAAGACCCGGCCACGCGGCTACCCGGCGGATCACCCGCGGCTCGAGCTGCTGCGGCGCAAGGAGCTCATGGCGATCCGGAACGTGGGGGTGCCGACCTGGCTGGCCACGACCGAGGCACTCGATCGTGTCCGCGCGATGTGGACGGAGGTGCGCCCGCTCGCACGGTGGGCGACCGAGCACGTCGGACCGGCCGAGGACGTGACCGCCCGCCCGTAG
- a CDS encoding Rv2578c family radical SAM protein — MRWESRQLKVADETALVPLAGLVRSVRTPDFDGVTFHEVLCKSALNRVPAASQVPFSWTINPTRGCLHRCTYCFARRTHEYLDLDAGKDFDTQIVVKTNVADVLRKELARPSWQREHVALGTNSDPYMRAEGRYRLMPGIITALAESGTPFSILTKGPLLKRDLPLLVEAARTVPVSVAVSLALIDPDLQQRVEPGTPTPKARLDLIRAVTDAGLECTVLAMPILPWLTDSDDHLDALFAALAEAGAADVTTGALHLRPGAREWFLAWLGREYPELVPGYRRLYGSGSYASTEHRTWLGERAGRARRKHGFDRRPQRRWTRTGQEAAPPPAVEPAQPALF, encoded by the coding sequence ATGAGATGGGAGTCGCGCCAGCTGAAGGTCGCGGACGAGACGGCGCTCGTGCCGCTCGCCGGTCTGGTCCGCAGCGTCCGCACGCCGGACTTCGACGGCGTGACGTTCCACGAGGTGCTGTGCAAGAGCGCACTCAACCGGGTGCCCGCCGCGTCGCAGGTGCCGTTCTCGTGGACCATCAACCCCACCCGGGGCTGCCTGCACCGGTGCACGTACTGCTTCGCGCGGCGCACCCACGAGTACCTCGACCTCGACGCCGGCAAGGACTTCGACACCCAGATCGTCGTGAAGACGAACGTCGCCGACGTGCTCCGCAAGGAGCTCGCCCGACCGTCGTGGCAGCGCGAGCACGTCGCCCTCGGTACGAACTCCGACCCGTACATGCGGGCTGAGGGCCGCTACCGGCTCATGCCGGGGATCATCACGGCGCTCGCGGAGTCCGGGACGCCGTTCTCCATCCTCACCAAGGGTCCGCTGCTCAAGCGGGACCTGCCGCTGCTGGTCGAGGCAGCGCGGACGGTGCCGGTGTCGGTGGCGGTCTCACTGGCCCTGATCGACCCCGATCTCCAGCAGCGCGTCGAGCCGGGCACACCCACCCCGAAGGCGCGGCTGGACCTCATCCGTGCGGTGACCGACGCCGGGCTCGAGTGCACCGTCCTCGCGATGCCGATCCTGCCGTGGCTCACCGACTCCGACGACCACCTCGACGCGCTGTTCGCCGCGCTGGCCGAGGCCGGGGCCGCCGACGTCACCACCGGTGCCCTGCACCTGCGGCCCGGTGCGCGTGAGTGGTTCCTCGCCTGGCTCGGCCGTGAGTACCCCGAGCTGGTCCCCGGCTACCGGCGCCTCTACGGCTCCGGCTCCTACGCCTCGACGGAGCACCGCACATGGCTCGGTGAACGGGCAGGTCGGGCGCGCCGGAAGCACGGGTTCGACAGGCGGCCGCAACGGCGCTGGACCCGCACCGGCCAGGAGGCGGCGCCGCCACCCGCCGTCGAGCCGGCCCAGCCGGCGCTGTTCTGA
- a CDS encoding FAD-dependent oxidoreductase: MTSVAPVIVVVDANDDDRGRTCAALNRRFGPDYTVLPAASAEAGLDTLRSLARDGAEVAMVLADLHLGGVTLLEAAHALHPGAGRVLLFAMDRHHTHIPFGELETLQRAVALGQIDFQLAKGWVDPEEWFYPQVQEWLSAWTKAHRPHFVIYRLVGEQWTRRTHQLLDLLTRNGVPFDFHPADSPEGLRLMAEHGLGEGDLPAAVHVNGTVLRDPTFADVAASHGITTEAGGAVHDLAVVGAGPAGLAAAVYGASEGLRTVVIEPEAIGGQAGTSSLIRNYLGFPRGIGGGPLAHRAWEQALLFGAQFVFTRRAVGLAADGDERVLTLDGGGQVRARAVILASGVTYRRLGGTDLERLVGAGVYYGAAGVEAPAIAGEDVHVVGGANSAGQAALHLARFARHVTMLVRGESLAASMSDYLVRQIEATANITVRAGTRVVGGGGAERLESVVLAGPDGDRQAVPTAALFVLIGAAPHTDWLAGTVELDEQGYVLTGRDLGRGDFETSMSGVFAAGDLRRGSVKRVAGAVGEGSVAVGVVHRYLLDLSD; encoded by the coding sequence ATGACGTCCGTCGCGCCCGTGATCGTCGTCGTCGACGCGAACGACGACGACCGCGGGCGCACCTGCGCGGCGCTGAACCGCCGGTTCGGCCCCGACTACACGGTGCTCCCCGCCGCGTCGGCCGAGGCGGGGCTCGACACCCTGCGGTCCCTCGCGCGCGACGGCGCCGAGGTGGCGATGGTCCTCGCGGACCTCCACCTCGGCGGCGTGACGCTCCTCGAGGCGGCGCACGCCCTGCATCCCGGGGCGGGCCGGGTCCTGCTGTTCGCGATGGACCGCCACCACACCCACATCCCGTTCGGCGAGCTGGAGACGCTGCAGCGGGCGGTGGCGCTCGGGCAGATCGACTTCCAGCTCGCCAAGGGGTGGGTGGACCCGGAGGAGTGGTTCTACCCCCAGGTGCAGGAGTGGCTGAGCGCCTGGACCAAGGCCCACCGCCCTCACTTCGTCATCTACCGCCTCGTCGGGGAGCAGTGGACCCGCCGCACCCACCAGCTCCTCGACCTGCTGACCCGCAACGGCGTCCCGTTCGACTTCCACCCGGCCGACTCGCCCGAGGGTCTTCGGCTCATGGCCGAGCACGGCCTCGGCGAGGGCGACCTCCCCGCCGCCGTCCACGTCAACGGCACCGTGCTGCGCGACCCGACCTTCGCCGACGTCGCCGCCTCCCACGGGATCACCACCGAGGCCGGCGGTGCGGTGCACGACCTCGCCGTCGTCGGCGCCGGCCCGGCCGGGCTCGCCGCCGCGGTGTACGGGGCCTCCGAGGGGCTGCGGACGGTCGTGATCGAGCCCGAGGCGATCGGCGGCCAGGCCGGGACGAGCTCGCTCATCCGCAACTACCTCGGGTTCCCGCGTGGCATCGGCGGCGGACCGCTCGCGCACCGGGCGTGGGAGCAGGCCCTGCTGTTCGGGGCACAGTTCGTCTTCACCCGCCGGGCCGTCGGGCTCGCGGCCGACGGGGACGAGCGGGTCCTCACCCTCGACGGCGGCGGCCAGGTCCGGGCGCGCGCCGTCATCCTCGCCTCCGGGGTGACCTACCGGCGCCTGGGCGGCACCGATCTCGAGCGTCTCGTCGGGGCCGGGGTGTACTACGGCGCGGCCGGCGTCGAGGCCCCGGCGATCGCCGGGGAGGACGTCCACGTCGTCGGAGGCGCGAACTCCGCCGGCCAGGCCGCCCTGCACCTGGCGAGGTTCGCCCGGCACGTGACGATGCTCGTGCGGGGGGAGTCCCTGGCGGCGAGCATGTCGGACTACCTCGTCCGGCAGATCGAGGCGACCGCGAACATCACGGTGCGGGCCGGGACGAGGGTGGTCGGGGGCGGGGGAGCGGAGCGCCTCGAGAGCGTCGTCCTGGCGGGACCCGACGGCGACCGGCAGGCGGTGCCGACCGCGGCGCTCTTCGTGCTCATCGGTGCGGCGCCGCACACGGACTGGCTCGCGGGCACGGTCGAGCTGGACGAGCAGGGCTACGTGCTCACCGGTCGCGACCTCGGCCGGGGCGACTTCGAGACGAGCATGTCCGGCGTCTTCGCCGCGGGGGACCTCCGGCGCGGGTCGGTCAAGCGCGTCGCCGGGGCGGTGGGCGAGGGGTCGGTCGCGGTGGGGGTGGTGCACCGGTACCTCCTGGACCTGTCGGACTGA